The DNA segment CCCGTTGCTGTTTGGTTCTCTTGTTCCAACGATTGCGACGCTTCTTTGCGATAGAATTTTTTTGTCGCCTTTGCAGTAAAGAATTAGCGGCGGCGCATTTGTTTCCTTCAAAAGTTTCGGATAATTTTCATCGTCAAAACAAATTATTTCGGCGTTTTCATCTTCGCATCGCTTCATTATAATTTGCGCCGTTTTCAAATATTTGTCTTTTGCGGCTTTCAGGTCAATGTCTTCTTTTATTCCGGAAAAGTCGATTTTTCTTATTTTTTCTTCAAATATTTTGACCGGTGAGCCGAAATATCTCAACAATTTATGTTTTGTAGATAAGCCGATTTTATTTGCGACGGACAACGCAAGCCAATAATCAAGCATTATTTCCCTTTTCAAATAAAATTATTAACAGCCGCATTCTTTTATGTCGGCGTCTTTTTCGTCTTGCTTTTTTTCAAGCAAATCTTTTTCGTACTTGATTGCAAGCGAAACAATGATCGCGACAATTGCCGATATTGTTACCGACCACCAAAAAACAAGATGCAACCAGCAAGGTTTGTCCGAACGATTACACATAATTTCCTCCTTATTAAATTAAATTTTCTATTATATAGTCTCGTCTTTCCGAAGTATTCTGTCCCATATAAAATTTCATTAAACGATGAATTTCCGCCATCGTTTTTATATTTATTTCGGTAAGCCGCATATCTTTCCCGATAAACTGCCCGAACTCTTTCGTATCAATTTCACCAAGCCCTTTGAAACGGGTAATTTCGCAGTCTTTCATTGATTTTTCGGCTTTATCCCTTT comes from the Chitinispirillales bacterium genome and includes:
- a CDS encoding DNA-protecting protein DprA translates to MLDYWLALSVANKIGLSTKHKLLRYFGSPVKIFEEKIRKIDFSGIKEDIDLKAAKDKYLKTAQIIMKRCEDENAEIICFDDENYPKLLKETNAPPLILYCKGDKKILSQRSVAIVGTREPNSNGKKDTEMISSGLTKSGFVIASGLARGVDTVAHDSVVNAGGKTIAVMATGINKIYPVQNIELAKRITGGGGALITEQRPDEMPFAPNFAQRNRIISGISECTIIVSAPEKSG